In Nitrosococcus oceani ATCC 19707, the following proteins share a genomic window:
- a CDS encoding arginase: MKIIRIIGVASGWGALDRRCEAGPEALRRRGLVAHLRQQGMPVSWEITIQPQESQDDNAVMAVQALSVELSQVAGNVVARGEPFIVLGGDHSCAIGTWSGAVSRRRIAGPVGLIWIDAHMDAHLPETSPSGALHGMPLACLLGWGDPRLTAIGSPEPKFLPENVVLIGVRSFEPEEHRLLQRLGVKVFFMDEVRRRGLSEVFYEALGRIRDRTTGFGISLDLDAIDPKEAPAVGSPVPGGLAKEELLPLLRQLYGDPRLIGLEIAEYNPALDEKQLTARLISELLLSVFAPLRLPYESYHRAGKAVLSA; encoded by the coding sequence ATGAAGATCATTCGTATCATTGGCGTTGCAAGTGGTTGGGGCGCTTTGGATCGCCGCTGCGAAGCGGGCCCGGAGGCCCTCCGCCGCCGAGGTCTAGTGGCCCATCTACGCCAACAAGGAATGCCTGTTTCCTGGGAGATCACGATACAACCACAAGAGAGTCAGGATGATAACGCCGTGATGGCGGTGCAGGCACTTTCCGTGGAACTGAGCCAGGTGGCAGGTAATGTGGTTGCTAGGGGTGAGCCCTTTATTGTTCTAGGAGGCGATCATTCTTGCGCTATTGGGACCTGGAGCGGGGCCGTTTCCAGGCGGCGAATTGCAGGACCTGTGGGACTTATCTGGATAGACGCCCATATGGACGCTCATCTGCCAGAGACCAGCCCCAGTGGCGCCCTGCACGGCATGCCTCTGGCCTGCCTTCTAGGTTGGGGAGATCCTCGGCTCACCGCCATTGGGAGTCCTGAGCCTAAGTTCTTGCCAGAAAATGTGGTGCTTATTGGGGTTCGTAGCTTTGAGCCGGAGGAGCATCGATTGCTTCAGCGGTTAGGTGTGAAGGTTTTTTTTATGGACGAAGTGCGCCGCCGCGGATTGAGCGAAGTGTTTTATGAGGCTTTGGGACGAATCCGGGACCGGACTACAGGATTTGGGATCAGTCTTGATCTGGATGCTATTGATCCCAAAGAGGCCCCCGCTGTGGGTTCTCCAGTGCCAGGGGGCCTCGCCAAGGAAGAACTTCTACCGTTGTTGCGACAGCTCTATGGAGATCCCCGTTTGATAGGATTAGAAATCGCCGAATATAACCCTGCCCTGGATGAAAAACAGCTAACGGCTCGTCTGATTAGTGAGCTGCTGCTCTCGGTTTTTGCACCACTGAGGTTACCCTATGAATCCTATCATCGAGCTGGAAAAGCGGTACTCAGCGCATAA
- a CDS encoding L-piperidine-6-carboxylate dehydrogenase: MKLLKDLGLEDFNPGVCWGPGWWSGADSRRRIDSSNPATEKPIASVGAATAADVETLIGASWENFRTWRAVPAPVRGDLVRRLGESLRVHKDRLGSLVSLETGKIKEEGDGEVQEMIDMADFAVGQSRMLYGKTMHSERPSHRMYEQWHPLGPVGVITAFNFPVAVWAWNALIAAICGNTVIWKPSPKAPLTAVAVQHLCNRVMEEAGYPGVFNLLVTDENPLAESLVQDRRIPLISFTGSTKVGRWVSRLVAARLGRSLLELSGNNAVIVDETADLDLAVPAVVFGAVGTAGQRCTTTRRLIVHENCYEELISRLIHAYRQLPIGDPLDRKTLVGPLIDAEAVAKFSDAIATLKQRGGEILYGGRVLERGGYFVEPTLVRAENHWEMVQRETFAPILYLIPFKTLEEAIALNNAVPQGFSSSLFTTHLQHAERFLSHWGSDCGIANINMGTSGAEIGGAFGGEKETGGGREAGSDAWKNYMRRQTNTINWGTELPLAQGIRFELEGESPPER; the protein is encoded by the coding sequence ATGAAATTACTTAAGGATTTGGGTCTAGAAGATTTCAATCCGGGGGTGTGTTGGGGGCCGGGGTGGTGGTCTGGAGCGGATTCCCGTCGGCGAATCGATTCCAGCAACCCAGCCACTGAAAAGCCGATTGCTAGTGTTGGGGCAGCGACCGCGGCCGATGTGGAAACCCTCATAGGTGCCTCCTGGGAGAATTTTAGAACCTGGCGTGCCGTCCCCGCGCCGGTACGGGGAGATTTGGTGCGCCGCCTGGGTGAGTCTCTGCGGGTCCATAAAGATCGCCTGGGCAGCCTGGTGAGCTTGGAGACGGGTAAGATCAAGGAAGAAGGGGATGGGGAAGTACAGGAAATGATTGATATGGCGGATTTTGCCGTGGGGCAATCCCGGATGCTCTATGGCAAGACCATGCACTCGGAACGTCCCAGCCATCGGATGTATGAACAATGGCATCCCTTAGGACCGGTAGGGGTGATTACCGCCTTTAATTTTCCGGTTGCCGTATGGGCCTGGAATGCCCTGATTGCCGCTATTTGCGGCAATACAGTCATTTGGAAGCCCTCTCCCAAGGCGCCCTTAACGGCCGTCGCTGTGCAGCACCTTTGTAATCGAGTGATGGAGGAAGCCGGTTATCCAGGGGTGTTTAACCTCTTGGTGACCGATGAGAATCCACTGGCTGAAAGTTTGGTGCAAGACCGGCGGATTCCTTTGATTTCTTTTACTGGCTCCACCAAAGTAGGACGGTGGGTGAGTCGGTTAGTGGCTGCGCGGTTGGGACGAAGCCTGCTGGAACTCTCTGGCAATAACGCAGTGATTGTCGATGAAACCGCTGATCTCGACTTGGCAGTGCCGGCGGTAGTTTTTGGGGCGGTCGGCACGGCGGGGCAGCGTTGCACCACCACACGGCGTCTGATTGTGCATGAAAACTGCTATGAGGAGCTGATTTCCCGGCTAATCCATGCTTACCGGCAATTGCCCATTGGCGATCCCTTAGATAGAAAAACCTTAGTGGGACCCCTTATTGATGCCGAGGCCGTGGCAAAGTTTAGCGATGCCATAGCAACGCTTAAGCAGCGGGGAGGTGAAATTCTCTACGGTGGCCGTGTGCTTGAGAGGGGTGGATATTTTGTCGAGCCTACCTTGGTTCGGGCCGAAAATCATTGGGAAATGGTGCAGCGGGAAACTTTTGCTCCCATCCTTTACCTTATTCCCTTTAAAACCCTGGAGGAGGCGATTGCACTGAACAATGCCGTACCTCAAGGGTTTTCCTCGTCATTATTTACCACTCATCTCCAGCATGCCGAACGATTTCTCTCCCACTGGGGCAGTGATTGTGGTATCGCCAACATTAATATGGGTACGTCAGGGGCTGAGATCGGCGGGGCTTTTGGGGGTGAGAAGGAAACTGGAGGAGGTCGAGAAGCGGGCTCGGATGCTTGGAAAAACTATATGCGGCGGCAAACCAATACCATCAATTGGGGCACGGAATTGCCCCTGGCTCAAGGAATTCGCTTCGAGCTGGAGGGGGAGAGCCCACCAGAGAGATGA
- a CDS encoding GNAT family N-acetyltransferase, giving the protein MEFKVTESIETVASGQWNALEGTDNPFLRYEFLSALERYGCVGAHVGWLPRYLLAEDRPGSLIGAVPLYLKYNSFGEFVFDWSWADAWEQAGQHYYPKLVVAVPFSPVTGPRLLLKPGADEAMVDELIQMTIRLAKKGGISSLHWLFPHQKDRKRLANCGFLLRQGYQFHWHNRGYRDFNDFLETLTSKRRKEVRRERRQAQTRGTEIKVIHGSEVTDLEWRAMYRFYQATFHAKGNYPALTLPFFKSLGRTMGQAVVLALAVRTGIPIAGALYLRSRDTLYGRYWGDSEYLAGMHFELCYYRGIEYCIEHHLQYFEPGAQGEHKINRGFLPVLTWSAHWLGDSGFYSAIADFLAQESRMVRSAIMELEAGGPYKRP; this is encoded by the coding sequence GTGGAATTTAAGGTTACCGAATCTATTGAAACCGTTGCCTCGGGGCAGTGGAATGCCTTGGAGGGAACCGATAATCCTTTTTTACGTTATGAATTTCTAAGCGCTCTTGAGCGTTACGGTTGTGTAGGTGCCCATGTAGGCTGGCTGCCGCGCTATCTTCTCGCTGAAGATCGCCCAGGGAGCCTGATTGGCGCGGTACCCTTATATCTCAAATATAACTCATTTGGCGAGTTCGTGTTCGATTGGTCTTGGGCTGACGCTTGGGAGCAGGCAGGGCAGCATTATTACCCCAAACTGGTCGTTGCTGTACCCTTTAGTCCTGTAACTGGTCCACGGTTGCTTTTAAAGCCGGGAGCGGATGAAGCAATGGTCGACGAGCTTATCCAAATGACGATTAGGTTAGCAAAGAAAGGGGGAATCTCTTCCCTTCATTGGTTATTTCCTCATCAAAAAGATAGAAAAAGGCTAGCAAATTGTGGTTTCCTGCTGCGCCAAGGTTATCAATTTCACTGGCATAACCGGGGTTATCGGGACTTCAATGATTTTTTGGAAACCTTAACCTCCAAGCGTCGTAAGGAGGTCAGGCGAGAGCGCCGTCAGGCCCAAACTCGAGGAACAGAGATTAAGGTTATCCACGGGAGCGAGGTTACCGATTTAGAATGGCGCGCCATGTATCGATTTTATCAAGCCACCTTTCATGCCAAAGGGAATTATCCTGCTCTTACATTGCCATTTTTTAAGTCTTTAGGGCGAACAATGGGGCAGGCTGTGGTGCTAGCGTTGGCCGTGCGCACGGGTATCCCCATTGCGGGGGCTTTATATTTGCGAAGCCGGGACACCCTCTACGGCCGTTACTGGGGTGATAGCGAGTACTTGGCGGGGATGCATTTTGAACTGTGCTATTACCGGGGCATAGAGTATTGTATCGAGCACCATTTACAATATTTTGAGCCTGGCGCTCAAGGGGAACACAAGATAAACCGGGGGTTCCTGCCTGTGCTCACTTGGTCTGCTCATTGGCTCGGAGATTCTGGTTTTTACAGTGCCATTGCTGATTTTCTTGCCCAAGAAAGCCGTATGGTAAGGAGCGCAATAATGGAATTGGAGGCAGGCGGTCCTTATAAGCGCCCATGA
- a CDS encoding alpha-D-glucose phosphate-specific phosphoglucomutase, translated as MNIHTVSTTPYPDQRPGTSGLRKKVKHFQQPHYLENFVQSLFDCLEEMTGETLVLGGDGRYYNPEAIQIILKMAAANKVGRVLVGHKGLFSTPAVSCVIRRCKAFGGIILSASHNPAGPDGDFGIKYNVGNGGPAPESVTDAIYTLSKKINRYLILEAEDIPLDTLGIFTLGEMTVEVINPIADYAELMEELFDFDRIAALFDTGVFHMYFDAMHAITGPYAKDILEQRLGADPNTVLNGEPLPDFGGSHPDPNLVHAKSLVTKMYRANAPSFGAASDGDGDRNMILGRRFFVTPSDSLAILAANAHHIPGYRLGLAGIARSMPTSQAADRIAGALGIECFETPTGWKFFGNLLDAGKATLCGEESFGTGSDHLREKDGLWAVLFWLNVLAVRRQSVESIVREHWTHCGRNFYSRHDYEDLPAELSQRLIEDLRKQLPKLKGKHLGHREVILADDFSYTDPIDHSITTEQGIRLCFEDHARIIYRLSGTGTEGATLRVYLETFEPNPDQHNQETQVALADLIQIADHVAQIQQRTGRSQPSVIT; from the coding sequence ATGAATATCCATACTGTATCCACGACCCCTTATCCTGATCAGCGCCCCGGCACTTCCGGTCTGCGCAAAAAAGTTAAACATTTCCAACAACCCCACTACCTGGAGAATTTTGTCCAATCCCTCTTCGATTGCTTGGAAGAGATGACAGGGGAAACATTAGTTTTAGGAGGAGATGGGCGCTATTACAATCCCGAAGCCATTCAAATCATACTCAAAATGGCCGCTGCCAACAAAGTAGGCCGGGTACTCGTGGGTCATAAAGGGCTCTTTTCTACTCCCGCGGTTTCCTGCGTCATTCGCCGCTGTAAAGCCTTTGGCGGAATTATTCTCTCCGCCAGCCATAATCCAGCGGGACCTGATGGAGACTTTGGGATTAAATATAATGTTGGCAATGGCGGTCCAGCACCCGAGTCGGTGACAGATGCTATTTATACCCTAAGCAAAAAGATTAACCGTTATTTGATTTTGGAAGCCGAGGATATTCCCCTGGATACCCTCGGCATATTCACCCTTGGAGAAATGACGGTCGAGGTTATCAATCCCATTGCCGATTATGCGGAATTGATGGAAGAATTATTTGATTTCGACCGTATTGCAGCGCTATTCGATACTGGCGTCTTCCACATGTACTTTGACGCCATGCATGCAATCACGGGCCCCTATGCTAAAGATATCCTGGAACAACGCTTGGGCGCTGATCCCAACACCGTACTCAATGGCGAACCCCTGCCAGATTTCGGCGGCAGCCACCCCGATCCCAATTTAGTCCACGCCAAATCCCTGGTCACCAAAATGTATCGGGCTAATGCTCCCAGTTTCGGCGCTGCCTCGGATGGAGATGGAGACCGCAATATGATCCTTGGCAGGCGTTTTTTTGTCACCCCCTCAGATAGCTTAGCGATTTTGGCGGCTAACGCCCATCATATTCCTGGTTATCGGCTCGGTTTAGCAGGTATTGCTCGCTCCATGCCCACCAGTCAAGCGGCTGATCGAATTGCCGGCGCCCTGGGAATCGAGTGCTTTGAAACTCCGACTGGATGGAAATTTTTTGGTAACCTGCTAGATGCCGGCAAAGCTACCCTATGTGGAGAGGAGAGTTTTGGCACCGGCTCCGATCATCTCCGGGAGAAAGACGGACTATGGGCTGTCTTGTTCTGGCTCAACGTTCTGGCAGTACGCCGCCAGTCGGTAGAGAGCATCGTCCGGGAACATTGGACCCACTGCGGCCGCAATTTTTACTCCCGTCATGATTACGAAGATCTGCCCGCAGAGCTTTCCCAGCGGCTCATAGAAGATCTGCGCAAGCAGCTTCCTAAACTAAAAGGTAAACACTTAGGCCACAGGGAAGTGATCCTTGCGGATGATTTTAGCTATACCGATCCTATTGATCATAGTATCACCACCGAACAGGGAATCCGGCTCTGCTTTGAAGACCATGCCCGAATTATTTACCGTCTCTCCGGTACTGGAACCGAAGGGGCAACCCTACGGGTCTACTTGGAAACTTTTGAACCAAATCCGGACCAGCACAACCAGGAGACTCAAGTAGCCCTTGCCGATCTTATTCAAATCGCCGACCACGTGGCCCAAATTCAGCAGCGCACGGGGCGGTCACAACCCTCGGTCATCACCTAA
- a CDS encoding L,D-transpeptidase family protein: protein MPNLLLKLLVILALVLTNPFAGATSSTELSYELIIIKSKRLLIVKKGGQIIKKYHAALGQGGGGGKRIEGDKHTPEGEYEIVGFWPSHKFHYFIHLDYPSRGDALAGYKEGLISWDELVHIYRAQQEKNGIPPQQTRLGGFIGIHGIGEETRKKLMIHRNFNWTRGCVALTNREIDELRQFIQLGTPVIILNEFNDKSLLAGMKVESGVSLTN from the coding sequence ATGCCTAATTTGCTGCTGAAATTACTGGTTATTTTAGCATTGGTTCTAACCAATCCATTTGCTGGCGCAACATCATCCACTGAACTTTCCTACGAACTTATTATTATAAAATCAAAACGATTGCTTATTGTCAAAAAAGGGGGGCAGATCATTAAAAAATACCATGCCGCTCTTGGTCAAGGAGGTGGGGGCGGAAAGCGTATTGAAGGAGATAAACATACCCCAGAAGGAGAATATGAGATAGTTGGTTTTTGGCCAAGTCATAAATTTCATTATTTCATACATCTTGATTATCCAAGCCGTGGGGATGCTTTGGCTGGCTATAAAGAAGGCTTGATTTCATGGGATGAGCTGGTCCATATCTACCGGGCTCAGCAAGAGAAAAATGGTATTCCGCCACAGCAGACCCGGTTGGGTGGATTTATTGGAATCCATGGAATCGGAGAAGAAACAAGGAAAAAACTCATGATTCATCGCAATTTTAATTGGACTCGCGGTTGTGTTGCTCTTACCAATAGGGAAATTGATGAGCTGCGGCAATTTATACAGCTGGGAACCCCGGTGATTATTCTTAATGAATTTAACGATAAAAGTCTGCTTGCTGGTATGAAAGTAGAGTCAGGTGTTTCCTTGACCAACTAA
- a CDS encoding response regulator transcription factor, translating to MATREPMVFIVDDGVTVRNSLGPSLQSVGYRVKVCESAEAFLKVYEPNQPGCIILDVQMPESTGLDLQEYLVSEQIPIPVIFITGQADVPTVVRAVKQGAVDFLLKPFDFETLLRSIQEAIELDQIKRTERAQRDTIEKRLASLTPRERDVLDKVIEGKLNKVIAAELEVSIRTVEIHRARLMAKMKVRRPTELARLVLKLRRSS from the coding sequence ATGGCGACACGGGAACCGATGGTGTTTATCGTCGATGATGGCGTTACGGTTAGAAACTCATTGGGTCCCTCGCTTCAGTCCGTAGGCTATCGCGTAAAGGTCTGCGAATCTGCTGAAGCTTTCCTTAAAGTTTATGAGCCCAATCAACCGGGTTGTATTATTTTAGATGTTCAGATGCCCGAGAGCACAGGATTGGATCTGCAAGAATATTTGGTCTCCGAGCAGATCCCTATTCCTGTGATATTCATTACGGGACAAGCGGATGTGCCCACCGTAGTGCGGGCCGTGAAGCAGGGCGCGGTGGATTTTTTGTTGAAACCTTTTGATTTTGAGACCCTGCTGCGATCCATTCAGGAAGCAATTGAGCTAGACCAAATTAAACGGACCGAGCGCGCTCAACGGGATACTATCGAAAAACGATTAGCTTCCCTGACACCGCGGGAAAGGGATGTTTTGGATAAGGTTATCGAAGGAAAGCTCAATAAGGTGATTGCTGCTGAATTAGAAGTGAGCATCCGTACGGTAGAAATCCACCGTGCCCGCCTTATGGCTAAGATGAAAGTCAGGCGTCCTACTGAATTGGCCCGCCTCGTACTCAAGCTTCGGCGTTCCTCGTAG
- a CDS encoding Rrf2 family transcriptional regulator gives MRFSNRPRYAISAMMNLALVKQQKSITLGDIAQLDNISVSYLEQIFASLRHHGLVEGIRGPGGGYHLTRAAEKITIAEIIAAVDKQPGKLNPLAIATNSVSEAERLWHDFSMRLYDFLNQITLADLARRWPHSHLGIKHGC, from the coding sequence ATGAGATTTTCCAACCGCCCCCGTTACGCCATCAGCGCGATGATGAATTTGGCCTTAGTCAAACAGCAAAAATCAATTACTTTGGGCGATATCGCCCAACTAGACAATATTTCTGTTTCTTATCTAGAACAAATATTTGCCAGCCTGCGCCACCATGGCTTAGTAGAAGGAATACGTGGGCCGGGAGGAGGTTATCATCTTACACGCGCTGCTGAAAAAATTACCATTGCGGAAATTATTGCCGCAGTGGATAAACAACCAGGCAAGCTCAACCCCCTGGCAATTGCCACTAATTCCGTAAGTGAAGCAGAGCGCCTTTGGCATGATTTCAGTATGCGGCTTTACGATTTCCTTAACCAAATCACGCTTGCGGATCTAGCACGACGCTGGCCTCACTCGCACCTCGGAATTAAACATGGATGTTGA
- a CDS encoding MBL fold metallo-hydrolase has product MKFEILPVTRFMQNCTLLGCEESGKAAVVDPGGDVEQILARAEAGCLKIEKILLTHGHIDHAGGAGELARRLEVPIEGPQIEDEFWIDSLPAQSEMFGFPPVRAFVPDRWLEQGDRVSFGKVVLNVYHCPGHTPGHVIFFHPESHLALVGDVLFKGSIGRTDFPRGDYDALIHSIRKRLFPLGDEVRFIPGHGPMSTFGEERQSNPFVGEKI; this is encoded by the coding sequence ATGAAATTTGAAATTTTGCCTGTTACCCGGTTTATGCAGAACTGCACCTTACTCGGCTGCGAAGAGAGTGGTAAGGCAGCAGTGGTAGATCCCGGCGGTGATGTGGAGCAGATCCTGGCAAGAGCTGAAGCCGGTTGTCTCAAGATAGAAAAGATTCTGCTGACTCATGGCCATATCGATCATGCTGGCGGTGCGGGCGAACTGGCGCGCCGATTAGAGGTGCCTATTGAAGGTCCCCAAATAGAAGATGAATTCTGGATTGATTCTCTGCCAGCACAAAGTGAGATGTTTGGTTTTCCTCCGGTTAGAGCTTTTGTGCCTGATCGTTGGTTGGAGCAGGGGGATAGGGTCTCCTTTGGTAAGGTGGTACTTAATGTTTATCATTGCCCAGGGCACACGCCGGGTCATGTGATTTTTTTTCATCCGGAAAGTCATCTCGCTCTCGTTGGAGACGTATTGTTTAAGGGTTCCATTGGTCGCACTGATTTTCCTCGGGGCGATTATGATGCGCTCATCCACTCTATTCGCAAACGCCTGTTTCCTTTGGGAGATGAAGTTCGGTTTATTCCGGGGCATGGCCCTATGTCAACTTTCGGGGAAGAGCGGCAATCAAATCCCTTTGTTGGGGAAAAAATTTGA
- the htpG gene encoding molecular chaperone HtpG, translating to MTVASHKETLGFQTEVKQLLNLMIHALYSNKEIFLRELISNGADAADKLRFEALTDDALYEDDSALHIRLSYDKDKRTLTIADNGIGMGRQEVVENIGTIAKSGTRAFLESLSGDQAKDARLIGQFGVGFYSAFIVADKVVLETRRAGFGPEHGVRWESGGAGDYTIETIEKATRGTVVTLHLREGEDEFLDGWRLRHIVTRYSDHIDLPIEIKREIGDEEKSEENGEEWEQINKATALWTLPKNDIKEEEYQAFYKHVAHDFEDPLAWTHNRVEGKLEYTSLLFIPPRAPFDLWERDRTQGIKLYVQRVFIMDDTEQLMPRYLRFVRGVVDSNDLPLNISREILQNNRVIDSIRAGSVKKILGLLEDMAKHEAKKYQSFWKEFGQVMKEGVGEDSGNREQIARLLRFASTHHDTAEQTVSLADYLSRMKEGQDKIYYITADSFPAAKSSPHLEVFRKKGIEVLLLSDRVDEWLVASLPEFEGKSLQSVTKGELDLGHLEDEQEKQQQKEVEEDFQNLVERVKNNLGDKVKEVRVTHRLTDSPVCLVVEQHDMSGYLERLLKEAGQQAPHIQPILELNPAHPIIARLKGEESEENFGDWAHLLFEQALLAEGGRLEEPALFVKRLNSLLLAMAD from the coding sequence ATGACTGTTGCAAGCCATAAGGAAACGCTAGGCTTTCAAACGGAGGTTAAGCAGTTGCTCAACCTCATGATTCACGCCTTATACAGTAACAAGGAGATTTTCCTGCGGGAGTTGATTTCCAATGGGGCCGATGCGGCGGATAAACTGCGTTTTGAGGCCCTGACGGATGATGCCCTCTATGAGGACGACAGTGCTCTGCATATTCGCCTCAGCTATGACAAAGACAAGCGCACCCTTACTATTGCTGATAATGGTATTGGTATGGGACGCCAGGAGGTGGTGGAGAATATCGGCACGATTGCCAAGTCGGGCACCCGCGCCTTTCTGGAAAGCCTTTCCGGCGATCAGGCTAAGGATGCGCGACTTATCGGGCAATTTGGCGTGGGTTTCTACTCTGCCTTCATTGTTGCTGACAAGGTTGTTCTGGAAACGCGGCGGGCAGGGTTTGGCCCGGAACATGGGGTACGCTGGGAATCGGGTGGGGCAGGAGATTACACTATTGAGACCATAGAGAAGGCGACGCGGGGAACTGTAGTGACGTTGCATCTGCGGGAAGGGGAAGATGAATTTTTAGATGGCTGGCGTTTGCGCCATATTGTCACCCGCTACTCGGATCATATTGATTTACCCATTGAAATAAAACGGGAAATCGGGGATGAAGAAAAGTCTGAGGAGAACGGAGAGGAGTGGGAGCAAATCAATAAAGCCACCGCCCTTTGGACTTTGCCTAAAAACGACATCAAGGAAGAGGAATATCAAGCCTTCTACAAACACGTCGCCCATGATTTCGAGGACCCCTTGGCTTGGACTCATAACCGCGTTGAAGGTAAGCTAGAGTATACCTCGCTGCTGTTTATTCCACCTCGGGCGCCATTTGATCTCTGGGAACGGGATCGAACGCAGGGTATCAAGCTCTATGTGCAACGGGTCTTTATTATGGACGACACCGAGCAGCTTATGCCCCGTTATCTCCGTTTTGTGCGGGGGGTCGTGGATTCCAATGATTTGCCCCTGAATATTTCCCGTGAAATCCTCCAGAATAACCGGGTGATCGATAGCATTCGTGCTGGCTCGGTTAAGAAAATTCTAGGTTTATTGGAAGATATGGCGAAGCATGAGGCCAAAAAGTACCAAAGCTTCTGGAAGGAATTTGGGCAAGTCATGAAGGAAGGGGTGGGGGAGGATAGCGGTAACCGAGAGCAGATAGCCCGATTGCTGCGTTTTGCCTCTACCCATCATGATACTGCGGAGCAAACCGTCTCGCTGGCTGATTATCTATCGCGGATGAAAGAAGGGCAAGACAAAATCTACTATATCACGGCGGACAGCTTTCCCGCTGCAAAAAGTAGTCCCCATCTGGAAGTGTTCCGTAAAAAGGGGATTGAAGTATTGCTGTTATCCGATCGAGTGGATGAATGGTTGGTCGCTTCTCTGCCTGAGTTTGAAGGTAAGTCCCTACAGTCGGTCACCAAAGGAGAGCTTGATTTGGGTCATTTGGAGGATGAGCAGGAAAAACAACAGCAAAAAGAGGTGGAAGAAGACTTTCAAAACCTCGTTGAGAGAGTTAAGAACAACCTGGGAGATAAGGTTAAAGAAGTACGCGTAACCCATCGTTTAACGGATTCTCCGGTCTGTTTAGTGGTTGAACAGCATGACATGAGTGGCTATCTCGAGCGTCTTTTAAAGGAGGCAGGCCAGCAAGCACCTCATATCCAGCCTATTCTCGAGCTCAACCCGGCCCATCCCATTATTGCTCGTCTCAAAGGGGAGGAGTCGGAGGAAAATTTTGGTGACTGGGCCCACTTGTTATTCGAGCAGGCCTTGCTTGCTGAAGGAGGGCGCCTTGAAGAACCTGCTTTATTCGTTAAACGCTTAAACAGCCTGCTTCTGGCAATGGCGGACTAG
- the rocD gene encoding ornithine--oxo-acid transaminase translates to MNPIIELEKRYSAHNYHPLPVVLTRGEGVYLWDTEGNRYMDMMSAYSAVGHGHANPRLIHALVGQAQRLTLTSRAFYTDRLGPLLEYVCELSGQDRALPMNTGTEAVETALKAARKWAYQVKGVPAGQAEILACEGNFHGRTIAIVGLSSEAQYQQGFGPFPSGLKCIPYNDLEALEAAITPRTAAFLVEPIQGEGGIIIPGRGYLQGCAEICRRHDVLLICDEVQTGLGRTGKVLACQHEGVQPDGLILGKALGGGLLPISLFLAREEVMDVFRPGDHGSTFGGNPLACAVALEALKILVEEQLSERSAELGDYFLRQLRQLRSSLIREVRGQGLFIGIEINPRWTKARAVCEALMKNGLLSKETHEVVVRLAPPLIITQKQIDWALECIIQTFQDLEEKLQPSEASS, encoded by the coding sequence ATGAATCCTATCATCGAGCTGGAAAAGCGGTACTCAGCGCATAATTACCATCCTTTGCCGGTCGTATTGACCAGAGGGGAGGGGGTTTATCTCTGGGATACGGAAGGGAATCGCTATATGGACATGATGAGTGCCTATTCCGCAGTGGGCCATGGCCACGCCAATCCTCGGTTGATCCATGCCTTGGTCGGTCAGGCCCAGCGTCTGACCCTGACTTCCCGTGCCTTTTATACCGATCGGCTGGGGCCATTGCTAGAGTACGTCTGTGAATTGAGTGGTCAGGATCGGGCGCTGCCCATGAACACAGGGACGGAAGCGGTGGAAACCGCGTTAAAAGCGGCCCGCAAGTGGGCCTATCAAGTGAAGGGAGTCCCGGCGGGACAGGCGGAAATCCTGGCCTGTGAGGGAAATTTCCATGGACGGACCATCGCCATTGTGGGTCTTTCTTCTGAGGCCCAGTATCAACAAGGCTTTGGGCCTTTCCCGTCCGGCCTAAAATGTATTCCCTATAATGACCTGGAAGCCTTGGAGGCGGCGATCACGCCCCGTACCGCAGCTTTTCTGGTAGAACCTATCCAAGGGGAGGGGGGCATTATTATCCCAGGGAGAGGTTATCTTCAAGGTTGCGCTGAGATCTGCCGCCGTCATGATGTCTTACTCATCTGCGATGAAGTTCAGACGGGGTTGGGACGTACGGGTAAGGTATTGGCCTGTCAGCACGAGGGGGTGCAACCGGATGGGCTTATTCTTGGCAAGGCGCTAGGTGGGGGTTTATTACCCATCTCTTTATTTTTGGCCCGGGAGGAAGTCATGGATGTGTTTCGGCCTGGGGATCATGGCAGCACCTTTGGGGGCAATCCACTTGCTTGCGCCGTGGCTCTGGAAGCCCTTAAGATTTTGGTTGAAGAGCAGTTGTCAGAACGTTCGGCTGAATTGGGGGATTATTTCTTACGGCAACTCCGGCAGCTGCGAAGCTCCCTTATCCGGGAGGTCCGGGGCCAGGGCCTATTTATTGGTATCGAGATCAACCCGCGGTGGACGAAGGCGCGAGCAGTTTGCGAAGCCTTGATGAAAAACGGTCTTTTGAGCAAGGAAACCCATGAAGTGGTGGTCCGTTTGGCGCCACCACTGATCATTACCCAGAAGCAAATTGATTGGGCGCTGGAGTGTATTATCCAGACCTTCCAAGACCTGGAAGAAAAACTTCAGCCCTCTGAGGCCAGCTCATAA